One genomic region from Drosophila busckii strain San Diego stock center, stock number 13000-0081.31 chromosome 3R, ASM1175060v1, whole genome shotgun sequence encodes:
- the LOC108602097 gene encoding transmembrane protein 179, which translates to MALANVLLLSQIAGHVLLFILSLCIVLPLSINVHQFCGHCLLFTTGKWREEDGMFDVNWASYGFCSFPLVTGVLLFIISVVQIYRYVRMKDEESFIALFVDVVLGIWMLAMSILSAIFITLGFIVWCDSMTERFPSCETSAGQNIIRGDTDKINTSSFYIEMGTTQFGAWGAFAISVGIGVIALLKLIHNHQVRNIKVSMYLERQRLVNQEQFEGRSSPPLTSGAASDSDQNK; encoded by the exons atggCTTTGGCAAATGTACTTTTGCTTAGTCAAATCGCAGGGCATGTATTGCTTTTCATATTATCGCTATGCATTGTGCTGCCCTTGTCCATCAATGTCCACCAGTTTTG CGGACACTGCTTACTGTTCACAACGGGCAAATGGCGCGAAGAAGATG GTATGTTCGATGTAAACTGGGCCTCGTACGGATTTTGCAGCTTTCCGCTTGTTACTGGCGtccttttatttataatatctGTAGTGCAAATCTATCG CTATGTGCGCATGAAAGACGAGGAATCGTTTATTGCTCtttttgttgatgttgtgCTAGGTATATGGATGCTGGCCATGTCCATTTTATCTGCAATTTTCATTACCCTGGGATTCATTGTTTGGTGTGACAGCATGACTGAGCGTTTTCCATCCTGCGAGACGTCGGCCGGTCAAAACATAATACGTGGCGACACTGACAAAATTAATACGTCAAGCTTTTACATTGAAATGGGCACTACACAG tttGGCGCCTGGGGAGCATTCGCAATTTCTGTGGGCATTGGCGTCATTGCTTTACTAAAACTAATCCATAATCATCAAGTGCGCAACATAAAGGTGTCTATGTATTTAGAGCGTCAGCGCTTGGTTAATCAAGAACAGTTCGAAGGACGCTCATCACCACCACTCACATCGGGCGCTGCCTCCGACTCTGATCAGAATAAATAG
- the LOC108602340 gene encoding ankyrin repeat domain-containing protein 50, whose amino-acid sequence MSKHTDNDNLRNDIYENLPCQAMYNESVRKIQQQQQQQLPSNANANSMGNTSGAGAGNLPKELLYATPLRKSDRYKSNERKPDTKLCNSNRLSSTRNSNGNGNGNAVPITDLDANDEDELEPESAELDGNASTSALVGGSKYNNQQLQHSLPSGQTANQQLEDRRILNFLKDTTQAHKKLELGGRDCPNASFSNLAREEHFANLVQQNFALDVPQPMANGKKQTTTDEEQPRAQETADNLESLMQRKHSPDKQVNGLDAHCQPPQRIVSTVYIHREWVLKKIALCLEQRIAGKKPLPAAAASAAYVSTRAKASAAISSTSYNGCLVLGSNGSGKTSICQAIMKGNSGTKGILNRKLLACYLIESQNPECHSLSQFLRKLVLQLLSHASLISRTESQRLVDEGLSLLREELQQQECKLDEAMQNITLSENAEELLIEELKRGASECDTKELENFQLQRTSTAQRHQKSSLTRQQSEPAPAEQPSEASGNNYGTHPPKRGKDKDAGNEKSERERELEPESEKQEKQAAAALPKSSPVKCKSKIPVKRGTNNRGVSSPAKLATNSNGPAIQQGGGEDIAELLGEQLKSEVEAAIQDDKQSEPQAKQEEEEEEGPEEEQAAATNGDLETPTAPPPLPGDKPKPQPQPPASNSNTLPAPLPKSKSCRTNIADGYYELLLSNPEILECLSVDNIEKNPDECFKKALLFPLLELTPPKTALLLLIDSIDENYINEGNLISTLKGGGGPRGGTVTNHKSRNVAELLSNHIHLLPKWLFLVCTTKKQTKQITKMFTGFKKITLDDLRKSHVVKDVQEYIINRLNSDFKDSIMLTKEIIESLHQLYIKSNGCILYLEKVLHGIKHNFFSFREIKLIPCTLNGLYLYICQKSFNKKQYMKIRPLLNVLLASSGYVDKLFLYNCLRTHNYSLDGQEFERRLQLMRNILAYDSQAQRLKIFHNSFADWLVDVKFATKKFICDVNEGHVMISMYYLLVAETLCANSVRRFAYHLLKSSEYLSSRHMELDLILMLLESRLNLSDCFYTNQLNCCAQCEHDFKHDVNFLPKTRALLERFLANELNEPFAQLLCDFFKPSLPTDGKLLKLLIETGINNAEAQTSSESSLMSPALSEQSQHLDFELADLLLSSEKSCLLETQRTISPSEQSEPPEDVAASTLHQLSDSHHIELHKGKALIHILANDGNHQLLERALNACKSAIDLEIEDYNGQTALNIAARNGHLEVVKLLLSFAQVCNDGTGRMQRVDVNHADRDGWTPLRSASWGGHTEVVKLLIAQPACKIDLADKEGRTALRAAAWSGHEDILKLLIESGADVNSVDRQGRTSLIAASYMGHYDIVEILLDNGANVNHLDLDGRSALCVAALCGSSGYSKVISTLLDHGANTDQLDNDGMSPLLVSSFEGNAEVCELLLENAADPDLADFMGRTPLWAACTAGHAPVVRLLLFWGCGIDCMDSEGRTVLSIGAAQGNVETVRQLLNRGLDETHRDNAGWTPLHYAAFEGFHEVCLQLLESGAKIDECDNEGKTALHLAAQEGRLRCVQALLDIHSTFVDQKAHDGKTAFRLACLEGHMETVQFLLKFHCDVNSKDADSRTTLYILALENKLEIVKYLLDMTNVDVNIPDSEGRTALHVAAWQGHADMVKTLIEAGADVNSMDLEARTPLHSCAWQGNHDVMNILLYYGALADHACKQGATALGISAQEGHEKCVIALLQYGANPYKSDHCGRTPIKLAAKSSRSSILKIFESYTKNEASNTNEVKFHASMLRSPDQPPALPLHQNLAPYPAHASATSVCSAATTATVHNGSNLQALNASSSTHSSNNFYQNTMQSDASSLHKRKSVISSQSTGSSNEQAPLTFTQQLQRQSKLSSRNNLMINSKHASSSTSAAAAAAAGSHKPNGSGAHQRHSQQLPELSEHQLARNMTNEADLYDMECMSPLYATPPHSPSSELSSPGPLPGLNAFVDDDRAGPSKPALPDNHFARDTHMRIILGNLKENQPSSSNKNKRSSGSSNPAMRLIRSRFDSAAQLIRRTNNMLSSSSNQGSSSIGVKSGTFQWRKESQM is encoded by the exons ATGTCTAAGCACACGGATAACGATAATCTGCGCAATGACATCTACGAGAACCTGCCCTGCCAGGCCATGTACAATGAGTCTGTGCGCaaaattcagcagcagcaacagcagcagctgccaagcaATGCGAATGCCAATTCGATGGGCAACACatctggggctggggctggcaATCTGCCCAAGGAGCTGCTCTATGCAACGCCGCTGCGCAAATCGGATCGGTACAAGAGCAACGAACGCAAACCGGACACCAAGCTGTGCAACTCGAATCGCTTGAGCAGCACAcgcaacagcaatggcaatggcaacggcaatgcGGTGCCTATAACGGATTTGGATGCCAACGATGAGGATGAGCTGGAGCCGGAGTCAGCCGAGCTGGATGGCAATGCATCCACCAGTGCGCTCGTGGGTGGCTCCAAGTACAACAatcagcaactgcagcattcGCTGCCCAGCGGCCAGACCGCAAATCAGCAGCTGGAGGATCGACGCATACTCAACTTTCTGAAGGACACGACGCAGGCGCACAAGAAGTTAGAGTTGGGTGGACGTGACTGTCCCAACGCTAGCTTCTCCAATCTGGCACGTGAGGAGCACTTTGCCAATCTCGTGCAGCAAAACTTTGCGCTCGATGTGCCGCAGCCAATGGCCAATGGCAAGAAACAGACGACGACGGACGAGGAGCAGCCCCGAGCGCAAGAAACTGCCGACAACTTGGAGTCGCTGATGCAGCGCAAGCATTCGCCGGATAAGCAGGTCAACGGCCTGGACGCCCACTGCCAGCCGCCGCAGCGCATCGTGAGCACCGTCTACATACATCGGGAGTGGGTGCTCAAGAAGATTGCGCTGTGTCTGGAGCAGCGCATTGCGGGCAAGAAGCCGCtcccagcggcagcagccagcgcggCTTACGTCTCCACCCGCGCCAAGGCGTCGGCGGCTATCAGCAGCACCAGCTACAACGGCTGCCTGGTGCTGGGCTCCAATGGCTCCGGCAAGACCTCCATCTGTCAGGCCATCATGAAGGGCAACTCGGGCACCAAGGGCATCCTCAACCGCAAGCTCCTGGCCTGCTATCTCATCGAGTCGCAGAATCCCGAGTGCCACAGCCTGTCCCAGTTTCTGCGCAAGCtcgtgctgcagctgctcagccATGCCTCGCTCATAAGCCGCACGGAGAGCCAGCGTCTGGTGGATGAGGGTCTGTCGCTGCTGCGtgaggagctgcagcagcaggagtGCAAGCTGGACGAGGCTATGCAGAATATAACGCTGAGCGAGAATGCCGAGGAGCTGCTGATCGAGGAGCTCAAGCGTGGCGCCAGCGAGTGCGACACCAAGGAGCTGGAGAACTTTCAGCTGCAGCGTACCTCGACGGCGCAGCGTCATCAGAAGTCCAGTCTGACGCGGCAGCAGTCGGAGCCGGCGCCGGCAGAGCAGCCAAGCGAGGCAAGCGGCAACAACTATGGCACGCATCCACCCAAGCGTGGCAAGGACAAGGATGCAGGCAACGAAAAGTcagagcgggagcgggagctAGAGCCGGAGAGTGAGAAGCAGGAGAagcaagcggcggcggcactgcCCAAGAGCAGCCCAGTCAAATGCAAATCCAAAATACCCGTTAAGCGCGGCACCAACAATCGTGGAGTGAGCTCGCCCGCCAAGCTGGCAACCAATAGTAATGGACCGGCCATACAGCAAGGCGGCGGCGAGGACATAGCCGAGCTGCTGGGCGAGCAGCTGAAGAGCGAAGTGGAGGCGGCCATACAGGATGACAAGCAGTCGGAGCCACAAGCAaagcaggaggaggaggaggaggaggggCCAGAGGAAGAgcaagcagcggcaacaaatgGAGACCTAGAGACGCCCACTGCCCCGCCACCACTGCCAGGTGACAAGCCCAAGCCCCAGCCCCAACCGCCtgcgagcaacagcaacacattgCCCGCACCACTGCCCAAGAGCAAAAGCTGCCGCACCAACATAGCCGACGGCTActacgagctgctgctgtccaatCCGGAGATACTCGAGTGCCTGAGCGTGGACAACATCGAGAAGAACCCGGACGAGTGTTTCAAGAAGGCGCTGCTCTTCCCGCTGCTGGAGCTGACGCCGCCCAAgacggcgctgctgctgctgatcgaCTCCATAGACGAGAACTACATCAACGAGGGCAACTTGATATCCACGCTCAAGGGCGGCGGCGGCCCACGCGGCGGCACTGTGACCAACCACAAGAGTCGCAACGTGGCCGAGCTGCTGTCCAATCACATCCATCTGCTGCCCAAGTGGCTGTTCCTGGTCTGCACCACCAAGAAGCAAACGAAGCAGATCACCAAGATGTTCACGGGCTTCAAGAAGATCACGCTCGACGATCTGCGCAAGTCGCACGTGGTCAAGGACGTGCAGGAGTACATCATCAATCGCCTGAACTCGGACTTCAAGGACAGCATCATGCTGACCAAGGAGATCATCGAGTCGCTGCATCAGCTCTACATCAAGTCCAATGGCTGCATCCTCTATCTGGAGAAGGTGCTCCACGGCATCAAGCACAACTTCTTCAGCTTCCGCGAGATCAAGCTCATCCCCTGCACCCTCAACGGACTCTATCTCTACATCTGCCAGAAGAGCTTCAACAAGAAGCAGTACATGAAGATTCGCCCGCTGCTCAATGTCCTGCTCGCCTCCTCCGGCTACGTGGACAAGCTCTTCCTCTACAACTGTCTGCGCACGCACAACTACAGCCTGGACGGGCAGGAGTTCGAGCGGCGCCTCCAGCTCATGCGCAATATCCTCGCCTACGACTCGCAGGCGCAGCGCCTGAAGATCTTCCACAACAGCTTTGCCGACTGGCTGGTGGACGTCAAGTTCGCCACCAAGAAGTTCATCTGCGACGTCAACGAGGGTCATGTCATGATCTCCATGTACTACCTGCTGGTGGCCGAGACGCTCTGCGCCAACAGCGTGCGCCGCTTCGCCTACCACCTGCTCAAGTCCAGCGAGTACCTGAGCAGCCGCCACATGGAGCTGGATCTGATCCTCATGCTGCTGGAGTCGCGGCTCAACCTCAGCGACTGCTTCTACACCAACCAGCTCAACTGCTGCGCCCAGTGCGAACACGACTTCAAGCACGACGTCAACTTCCTGCCCAAGACGCGCGCCCTGCTGGAGCGATTCCTCGCCAACGAGCTGAACGAGCCGTTCGCTCAGCTGCTGTGCGACTTCTTCAAGCCCAGCCTGCCCACGGACGGCaagctgctgaagctgcttATCGAGACGGGCATCAACAATGCCGAGGCCCAAACCAGCTCCGAGTCCTCGCTGATGTCGCCCGCGCTGTCGGAGCAGTCGCAGCACTTGGACTTTGAGCTGGCGGAtctgctgctgagcagcgaGAAGAGCTGTCTGCTGGAGACCCAGCGCACCATCAGTCCCTCGGAGCAGAGCGAGCCGCCGGAGGACGTGGCCGCCAGCACACTGCATCAGCTGTCGGACTCGCATCACATTGAGCTGCACAAGGGGAAGGCGCTGATCCACATTCTGGCCAACGATGGCAACCACCAGCTGCTGGAGCGTGCGCTCAACGCCTGCAAGTCCGCCATCGATCTGGAGATCGAGGACTACAATGGCCAGACGGCCTTGAATATCGCCGCACGCAATGGACACCTGGAGGTagtgaagctgctgctgagcttcgCCCAGGTTTGCAACGATGGCACTGGACGCATGCAGCGGGTTGATGTGAATCATGCGGATCGGGATGGCTGGACGCCGTTGCGCTCGGCCTCCTGGGGCGGGCACACGGAGGTGGTGAAGCTGCTGATAGCGCAGCCCGCCTGCAAGATCGATTTGGCGGATAAGGAGGGACGCACGGCGCTGCGGGCAGCCGCCTGGAGCGGACATGAGGACATACTCAAGCTGCTCATAGAGTCGGGAGCGGATGTCAACTCTGTGGATCGGCAGGGACGCACTTCGCTCATCGCTGCCTCCTACATGGGGCACTATGATATTGTCGAGATTCTGCTGGACAATGGCGCCAATGTGAATCACCTGGACTTGGATGGACGCAGCGCTCTGTGCGTGGCCGCCTTGTGCGGCTCCTCGGGCTATAGCAAGGTCATCTCGACGCTGCTGGACCATGGCGCCAATACGGATCAGCTGGACAATGATGGGATGTCGCCGCTGCTGGTCAGCTCCTTCGAGGGCAATGCCGAGGTctgcgagctgctgctggagaatGCGGCCGATCCGGATTTGGCGGATTTCATGGGCCGCACGCCGCTCTGGGCCGCCTGCACGGCCGGACATGCGCCCGTAgtgcgtctgctgctgttctGGGGCTGCGGCATAGACTGCATGGACTCCGAGGGCCGCACTGTCCTCAGCATAGGCGCTGCCCAGGGCAATGTGGAGACAGTGCGTCAGCTGCTCAATCGGGGACTGGATGAGACGCATCGCGACAATGCCGGCTGGACGCCACTGCACTATGCCGCCTTTGAGGGATTCCACGAGGTGtgtctgcagctgctggagtcGGGCGCCAAGATCGACGAGTGCGACAACGAGGGCAAGACGGCGCTGCATCTGGCCGCCCAAGAGGGCAGACTGCGCTGCGTGCAGGCGCTGCTCGATATACACTCGACCTTTGTGGATCAGAAGGCGCACGACGGCAAGACGGCGTTCCGGCTGGCCTGTCTGGAGGGGCACATGGAGACGGTGCAGTTTCTGCTGAAGTTCCACTGCGATGTCAACTCCAAGGACGCCGACTCGCGCACCACTCTCTACATTCTGGCGCTGGAGAACAAGCTGGAGATCGTCAAGTACCTGCTGGACATGACCAATGTGGACGTGAACATACCCGACAGCGAAGGACGCACCGCGCTCCATGTGGCCGCCTGGCAGGGACATGCGGACATGGTCAAGACCCTCATCGAGGCGGGCGCCGATGTCAACTCCATGGATCTGGAGGCACGCACGCCGCTGCACTCCTGCGCCTGGCAGGGCAACCACGACGTCATGAACATTCTGCTCTACTACGGCGCCCTGGCGGATCACGCCTGCAAGCAGGGCGCCACCGCTTTGGGCATCTCAGCGCAGGAGGGGCACGAGAAGTGCGTCATTGCTTTGCTGCAATACGGCGCCAATCCCTACAAGTCGGATCACTGCGGACGCACGCCCATCAAGCTGGCGGCCAAGTCCAGTCGCAGCAGCATACTCAAGATCTTTGAGAGCTATACCAAAA ATGAAGCTAGCAATACCAATGAGGTGAAATTCCATGCCAGCATGCTGCGCTCACCGGATCAGCCGCCCGCTCTGCCGCTGCATCAGAATCTGGCGCCCTATCCCGCGCACGCCTCGGCCACATCGGTCTGCTCCGCCGCCACGACGGCCACGGTGCACAATGGGAGCAATCTTCAAGCGTTGAATGCCTCCAGCTCGACGCACAGCTCCAACAATTTCTATCAGAACACCATGCAGTCGGACGCCAGCAGCTTGCACAAGCGCAAGAGCGTAATCTCTAGTCAATCCAcgggcagcagcaatgag CAAGCGCCGCTTACGTtcacgcagcagctgcagcgccagaGCAAGCTGAGCTCGCGCAACAATCTCATGATTAACTCGAAGCATGCCTCCAGTTCCActtcggcggcggcggcagcagcagcaggttcACACAAGCCCAACGGCAGTGGCGCCCATCAGCGTCACTCGCAGCAGCTGCCCGAGCTCAGCGAGCACCAGCTGG CACGCAACATGACCAACGAGGCGGATCTCTATGATATGGAATGCATGTCGCCGCTTTACGCCACGCCTCCGCATTCGCCCAGCAGCGAGTTGAGCTCGCCTGGTCCGCTGCCCGGCCTGAACGCGTTTGTCGATGATGATAGAGCCGGGCCCAGCAAGCCCGCCTTGCCCGATAATCATTTTGCGCgcgacacacacatgcgcattaTACTGGGCAATCTCAAAGAGAATCAGCCAAGCTCATCCAA caagaacaagcgcagcagcggCTCAAGCAATCCAGCCATGAGGCTCATACGCAGTCGCTTCGATTCGGCCGCGCAGCTCATAAGACGCACCAACAATATgctcagctccagcagcaaccAGGGCTCATCCAGCATTGGCGTCAAGTCAGGCACCTTTCAGTGGCGCAAGGAGAGCCAGATgtaa
- the LOC108602382 gene encoding BTB/POZ domain-containing protein KCTD9, whose product METEQENENLNTTDAMCQTQNVNTFPSSKWIKLNVGGKIYTTTIDTLMREPDSMLARMFSQSGSMMPSEKDEQGAYLIDRSARYFEPIINYLRHGQFVCEENVSLKGVLEEARFFGIYNLVTELEELLEKQEQEQQVADIPLTRMDVIKAIIQTSAITELRFQGVNLAGADLRKLDFRYVNFKYANMSRCNLSHTNLNYCCLERADLQFANLECAQLVSVRGLCANMEGANLRGCNFEDPTGVRTNLEGVNLKGACLESSNMAGVNLRVANLKNANMKNCNLRAAVLAGADLERCNLSGSDLQEANLRGANLKDAELTLMVTPLHMSQAIR is encoded by the exons ATGGAAACCGagcaagaaaatgaaaatttaaatactacaGATGCAATGTGCCAgacacaaaatgtaaacactTTTCCAAGCAGCAAATGGATTAAGCTTAATGTAGGTGGAAAAAtctacacaacaacaatagataCACTAATGCG CGAACCAGACTCAATGTTGGCGCGTATGTTTTCGCAAAGCGGTAGTATGATGCCCAGCGAAAAGGATGAACAGGGTGCATATTTGATCGACAGAAGTGCTCGTTATTTTGAGCcaattataaactatttacGCCATGGCCAGTTTGTCTGCGAGGAGAATGTTAGCTTAAAGGGGGTGCTAGAAGAGGCACGCTTCTTTGGGATCTACAATTTAGTCACAGAACTGGAAGAGCTGTTAGAAAAGCaggagcaagagcagcaggtTGCGGACATTCCATTGACTCGCATGGACGTAATAAAAGCTATTATACAAACTTCCGCGATAACCGAGCTGCGATTTCAAGGTGTCAACTTGGCTGGTGCGGATCTGCGCAAGCTCGACTTCCGCTATGTTAACTTTAAGTACGCCAATATGTCGCGCTGCAATTTATCGCATACAAATCTGAATTATTGCTGCCTGGAGCGAGCAGATCTGCAGTTTGCCAATTTAGAATGCGCTCAATTGGTTTCCGTACGTGGTTTATGTGCTAATATG GAAGGCGCTAACTTGCGTGGGTGTAATTTCGAGGATCCTACAGGAGTGCGTACAAATCTGGAGGGGGTGAATCTGAAAGGCGCCTGTTTGGAGAGTAGCAACATGGCTGGTGTCAATCTACGGGTTGCGAATCTTAAGAACGCTAACATGAAGAATTGCAATCTGCGGGCTGCTGTTCTAGCTGGTGCAGATTTAGAGCGCTGTAATTTATCAGGCAGTGATTTGCAAGAAGCTAATTTGCGCGGGGCCAATCTTAAAGATGCTGAGCTTACGCTTATGGTAACACCACTACATATGTCACAAGCAATACGTTAA
- the LOC108601604 gene encoding endothelin-converting enzyme-like 1, translating into MKCRQLNLLLLLQQVASTWALSEFNAQFVQQVLGNMNASVAPCEDFYGYACGKWSEHYKDSNNYLDMPGYMDHKLNEQLLQALQQQQHATNGSYAQLWAYFVSCRDVQQPALNELLHRLEAPLQLEWPIFRNQSVSWRNATQFDWLGTLARLRGYGLNDVLLHLDTSVRHQNATHYVLLLAARSSAAAPLTAPKVEALYVSFGLPATQAKQLTALLLQLDAAVVQLTQQQRERPYEFVECTLAELQQRLPQIDWSHYLQALLEAPPAPDQLLHVTTLDANYLERLKQVLAGSSNETICYYLMFKLLYLWSDELPSSERRDLDCVIQLRGHMPLAMMQLYEQHYYATRRATTDAALLQIQQQLSLQLELELLQSNRMQLSPAERHYVLEELHSLQLKIGNVPPQLSLPQMNAYYQDLQLSPKDFYGNKLQLLRFYERQMMQQLRNVPRSLDFDLQPAFVARSSSPVKTFQNAVMVPHGYLQLPLYDARLAPLLQYATLGFILAHELQHAFGYFHIVYDARSHYSQTGLELLQRFDNFTRCLGVADAPDAAQQLQLSERMADIVGLRLAYDAYFNQQQQQSSAYPLVSNFTQQQLFFITSVQFLCADMAKITAQSQPAPDHGEHGERVNRNWPHLEHFSVAFNCSKDQAMFQQQPCRLW; encoded by the coding sequence ATGAAGTGCCGccaattgaatttgctgctcttgctgcagcaagtggcaagcacttGGGCGCTAAGCGAGTTCAACGCACAATTTGTGCAGCAAGTGCTGGGCAATATGAATGCGAGTGTGGCGCCTTGTGAGGATTTCTATGGCTACGCCTGCGGCAAGTGGAGTGAGCACTATAAAGATAGCAACAACTATTTGGATATGCCGGGCTACATGGACCATAAGTTaaatgagcagctgctgcaagcgctgcagcaacagcaacatgcgaCAAACGGCAGCTACGCACAGCTTTGGGCTTACTTTGTGTCCTGCCGCGACGTGCAGCAGCCGGCGCTGAATGAGCTGCTGCATAGGCTGGAAGCACCATTGCAGCTGGAGTGGCCCATTTTCCGCAATCAGAGTGTGAGCTGGCGCAATGCCACACAGTTCGACTGGCTTGGCACATTGGCGCGACTGCGCGGCTACGGCCTGAACGATGTCCTGCTCCATCTGGATACCAGCGTGCGACATCAGAACGCCACACACTATGTGCTGCTCCTAGCGGCGCGATCCAGCGCAGCTGCGCCATTGACAGCGCCAAAAGTTGAGGCGCTGTATGTGTCCTTTGGCTTGCCTGCCACACAGGCCAAGCAGCTGAccgcgctgctgttgcaactagACGCTGCAGTCGTGCAGCTGACGCAGCAACAACGCGAACGCCCCTACGAGTTCGTGGAGTGCACGCTGGCGGAGTTGCAGCAGCGCTTGCCCCAAATCGATTGGTCGCACTATCTGCAGGCATTGCTGGAGGCGCCGCCAGCGCCAGATCAACTGCTACATGTGACTACGCTGGATGCCAACTATCTGGAGAGACTCAAGCAAGTGCTGGCGGGCAGCTCGAACGAAACCATTTGCTATTATCTCATGTTCAAGCTGCTCTATTTGTGGAGCGATGAGCTGCCGTCCAGCGAGCGGCGCGACTTGGACTGTGTGATACAGTTGCGTGGCCACATGCCGCTGGCCATGATGCAGCTATACGAGCAGCATTACTATGCCACACGGCGTGCCACAACCGATGCGGCGCTGCTGCAAATACAGCAGCAGTTGAGtctgcagcttgagcttgagctgctgcagtcgaATCGCATGCAACTGTCGCCGGCTGAGCGGCACTATGTGCTGGAGGAGCTGCACAGCCTGCAGCTTAAGATAGGCAACGTGCCGCCGCAGCTGAGCTTGCCACAAATGAACGCCTACTACCAAGACTTGCAACTAAGTCCCAAGGACTTCTATGgcaacaaactgcagctgctgcgcttctATGAACGGCAGATGATGCAGCAGCTACGCAATGTGCCGCGCTCCCTGGATTTCGACTTGCAACCTGCGTTTGTGGCACGCAGCTCGTCGCCGGTGAAAACCTTTCAGAACGCTGTTATGGTGCCGCACGGCTACCTGCAACTGCCGCTCTACGATGCACGCCTCGCGCCGCTGCTGCAATATGCAACACTTGGCTTCATTCTGGCGCACGAGCTGCAACACGCCTTCGGCTATTTCCACATCGTCTACGATGCACGCAGCCATTATAGCCAAACGGGCTTGGAGCTCTTGCAGCGCTTTGACAATTTTACACGCTGCCTGGGCGTTGCCGACGCTCCCGAcgctgcgcagcagctgcagctttcgGAGCGCATGGCAGACATTGTGGGTCTGCGTCTGGCCTACGACGCCTACttcaaccagcagcagcagcagtcgtccGCCTACCCGCTGGTGAGCAACTttacccagcagcagcttttcttCATCACCTCGGTGCAGTTTCTCTGCGCGGACATGGCCAAGATTACGGCGCAGTCACAACCAGCACCAGACCATGGTGAGCATGGCGAGCGCGTCAATCGCAATTGGCCACATCTCGAACACTTTTCTGTGGCCTTCAACTGCAGCAAGGATCAAGCAATGTTTCAACAGCAGCCATGTCGACTTTGGTGA